In the genome of Oscillatoria salina IIICB1, one region contains:
- a CDS encoding phasin family protein, with protein MPGFGDIVQKAFYLGVGIADYATEKAGKTLNELRKEAQKLADEMVKRGEMNAEEARKFVDDLVRQAQTKETVKQSQDNTSREPRRIEILSDDDEENSANPDDKNVNDLRDRVQSLQDELRRLKRDS; from the coding sequence ATGCCCGGTTTTGGAGATATTGTTCAAAAAGCTTTTTACTTGGGAGTCGGTATTGCTGACTATGCGACGGAAAAAGCAGGTAAAACCTTAAATGAGTTGCGCAAAGAAGCCCAAAAACTCGCTGATGAGATGGTGAAGCGAGGTGAAATGAATGCCGAAGAAGCGCGTAAGTTTGTTGACGATTTAGTCAGACAAGCCCAAACCAAAGAAACTGTCAAACAATCTCAGGATAACACTTCCAGAGAACCACGGCGGATCGAAATTCTTTCTGACGATGATGAGGAAAACTCAGCTAACCCAGATGATAAAAATGTCAACGATTTACGCGATCGCGTACAATCTTTACAAGACGAACTGCGTCGCTTGAAACGAGACAGTTAA
- the queF gene encoding preQ(1) synthase: MSQAAVNQKSEMKYGERAIAEGELITFPNPRPGRKYEINITLPEFTCKCPFSGYPDFATIYLTYSPDQTVVELKALKLYINSYRDRYISHEEAVNQILDDFVAACNPLEVKVKGDFTPRGNVHTVIEVQHSQTQVSS; this comes from the coding sequence ATGAGTCAAGCTGCTGTTAATCAAAAATCAGAAATGAAATATGGGGAACGCGCGATCGCGGAGGGAGAGTTAATTACTTTTCCTAATCCTCGTCCGGGACGCAAGTACGAGATTAATATTACACTGCCAGAGTTTACTTGTAAATGTCCTTTTTCGGGCTATCCAGATTTTGCCACAATTTACTTAACTTATAGCCCAGATCAAACGGTAGTTGAGTTAAAAGCACTGAAATTGTACATCAATAGTTACCGCGATCGCTACATTTCTCACGAAGAAGCTGTCAATCAAATTTTGGATGATTTTGTTGCTGCTTGCAATCCTCTAGAAGTCAAAGTTAAAGGTGATTTTACACCACGAGGTAACGTTCATACTGTAATTGAAGTGCAACATTCCCAAACACAAGTTAGTAGTTAG
- a CDS encoding cytochrome c biogenesis protein: MTDNNSVDEKKYFSSLRTSLRRLVKIVADLRLAIFLLLAIALFSISGTVIEQGQSLGFYQANYPEDPALFGFLTWQLILTLGLNHVYSTWWFLSLLVLFGTSLTACTFTRQFPSLKVARRWQFYDRPRQYEKLALSATITQVSLNSLTDLLQQRGYRVFTQESTLYARKGIIGRIGPIVVHAAMLIILAGAILGAVTGFLAQEMVPSGNTFQIKNIFDAGLFSAPQVPKDWAVRVNRFWIEYTPEGSIDQFYSDLSVVDRQGNEITQKTISVNHPLRYRGVTFYQTDWGISGLRVQMNNSPIFQLPMAKLPTIGNGRIWGTWIPTKPDLSEGVSLLAKDLQGMMLVYNVQGQLVGAVRPGQAIQVNGITLKVLELIGSTGLQIKADPGVPIVYTGFGLLMVAVIMSYVSHSQIWALATEDSLYLGGKTNRAQVSFEREIVAILDELEAQKLQQITTVTENCLVS, from the coding sequence ATGACTGATAATAATTCTGTTGACGAAAAAAAATATTTCTCTAGCTTACGCACATCTTTAAGAAGATTAGTTAAGATTGTCGCCGATTTGCGCTTGGCAATTTTCTTGTTGTTAGCGATCGCGCTTTTCAGTATTAGTGGTACTGTAATCGAACAAGGACAATCTCTCGGTTTTTATCAAGCCAATTACCCTGAAGACCCGGCTTTATTCGGTTTCCTCACCTGGCAACTCATTTTAACTCTCGGCTTGAACCACGTCTACAGCACTTGGTGGTTTCTCTCCCTTCTAGTATTATTCGGAACTAGCTTGACGGCTTGTACTTTTACTCGTCAATTTCCCAGCCTCAAAGTCGCCCGTCGCTGGCAATTTTACGACCGACCCCGTCAGTATGAAAAACTAGCCCTTAGTGCCACGATAACCCAAGTTTCGCTTAATTCTTTAACTGATTTATTACAACAGCGCGGCTATCGAGTTTTTACCCAAGAATCAACACTTTATGCTCGTAAAGGTATTATCGGACGCATCGGTCCGATTGTCGTCCATGCCGCCATGTTAATTATTCTCGCTGGCGCAATCTTGGGCGCAGTCACCGGCTTTTTAGCCCAAGAAATGGTTCCTAGCGGTAACACTTTTCAAATTAAAAATATCTTCGACGCAGGTCTTTTTTCCGCCCCGCAAGTCCCCAAAGATTGGGCAGTCAGAGTTAATCGTTTTTGGATAGAATACACTCCTGAAGGTAGTATCGATCAATTTTATTCTGATTTATCAGTTGTCGATCGCCAGGGGAACGAAATTACCCAAAAAACTATTTCTGTCAATCATCCTTTGCGCTATCGAGGCGTAACTTTTTATCAGACGGATTGGGGAATTTCTGGTTTACGAGTTCAAATGAATAATAGTCCTATTTTTCAGCTACCAATGGCAAAATTACCAACCATTGGTAACGGACGTATTTGGGGTACTTGGATTCCGACAAAACCCGATTTAAGTGAAGGCGTTTCTTTACTAGCAAAAGACCTCCAAGGCATGATGTTAGTTTATAATGTTCAAGGTCAGCTAGTTGGTGCAGTTCGTCCTGGTCAAGCAATACAAGTAAATGGGATTACTTTGAAAGTCTTAGAATTAATTGGTAGTACGGGTTTACAAATTAAAGCTGACCCAGGCGTTCCGATCGTTTATACTGGCTTTGGTTTACTGATGGTAGCCGTAATTATGAGTTACGTTTCTCACTCGCAAATTTGGGCTTTAGCTACAGAAGATAGTTTATATCTAGGGGGCAAAACTAATCGCGCCCAAGTCAGTTTTGAACGGGAAATTGTCGCAATTTTAGATGAGTTAGAAGCACAAAAGCTTCAACAAATTACTACAGTTACGGAAAATTGTTTAGTATCTTAA
- a CDS encoding cytochrome c biogenesis protein CcdA, with protein MLDALQTKLYELEQFADSLVSQQLTHLSWLSIAVIFTAGLLTSLTPCMLSMLPITIGYIGGYETESRLKAAAQSTWFALGLATTLAGLGILAASVGRVYGQIGFSLPILVSLIAIIMGLNLLEILPLRFPSFGDTEWISPNLPAGVRSYLLGLSFGLVASPCSTPVLATILAWVANTEDLLIGGILLLAYAAGYVSPLILAGTFTASIKKLLELRRWSGWINPVSGALLLGFGVFTLLSRLPAGIL; from the coding sequence ATGCTGGACGCCTTGCAAACAAAACTATACGAACTCGAACAATTTGCTGATAGCTTGGTATCTCAGCAACTAACCCACTTAAGTTGGCTGAGTATAGCCGTGATTTTTACCGCAGGTTTACTTACCAGCTTGACACCCTGTATGCTTTCCATGTTGCCGATTACCATTGGCTACATTGGCGGTTACGAAACCGAAAGTCGCCTCAAAGCTGCCGCTCAGTCTACTTGGTTTGCCCTTGGTTTAGCAACTACTTTAGCTGGATTGGGTATTCTCGCGGCTTCAGTGGGACGAGTTTACGGACAAATCGGCTTTAGTTTGCCGATTCTTGTCTCTTTAATCGCCATTATCATGGGCTTAAACTTGCTGGAAATCCTTCCTTTGCGCTTTCCTAGTTTTGGCGATACTGAATGGATTTCTCCTAATTTACCTGCGGGAGTACGTTCTTATCTTCTCGGTTTAAGTTTTGGTTTAGTAGCCTCTCCCTGTAGTACCCCAGTTTTAGCGACAATTCTCGCTTGGGTAGCCAATACCGAAGATTTACTAATTGGTGGTATCTTACTGCTTGCTTACGCCGCCGGATATGTGTCTCCATTAATTTTAGCGGGAACTTTCACTGCTTCAATTAAAAAATTACTCGAGTTGCGCCGATGGTCAGGTTGGATTAATCCTGTAAGTGGTGCGCTATTGTTAGGATTTGGTGTTTTCACCTTGTTGTCTCGACTTCCTGCGGGAATTTTATAA
- a CDS encoding sugar phosphate nucleotidyltransferase, giving the protein MKAMILAAGKGTRVRPITYTIPKPLIPILQKPVMEFLLELLRQHGFDEIMVNVSHLANEIESYFRDGQRFGVHIGYSFEGRIVEGELVGEALGSAGGLRRIQDFHPFFDDTFVVLCGDALIDLDLTAAVNWHKQKGAIATVVTKPVARELVPSYGVVVTDENDKIKTFQEKPAVEEALSTNINTGIYIFEPEVIDYIPPNQEFDIGGELFPKLVEMDAPFYAVPMDFEWVDIGKVPDYWHAVRGVLMGDIKNVAIPGKEVFPGVYTGLNVAVNWDKVDITGPVYIGGMTRIEDKVKIVGPAMIGPSCWLCSGATVDNSVIFEYSRLGPGVRLVDKLVFGRYCVDKTGTTIDVQAAALDWLITDARQTLPHQEPLERQAIEELLGNGG; this is encoded by the coding sequence ATGAAAGCCATGATTCTGGCGGCTGGTAAGGGAACTCGCGTACGTCCGATTACTTATACGATTCCCAAACCATTAATTCCGATTTTGCAAAAGCCAGTGATGGAGTTCTTGCTGGAGTTGCTACGTCAGCATGGCTTCGATGAAATAATGGTTAATGTCAGTCACTTGGCTAATGAGATCGAAAGTTATTTTCGTGACGGTCAGCGTTTCGGCGTTCATATCGGCTATTCTTTTGAAGGACGGATTGTTGAAGGTGAGTTAGTTGGGGAAGCGTTGGGGTCTGCTGGTGGATTGCGACGCATTCAGGATTTTCATCCGTTTTTTGATGATACGTTTGTGGTTCTCTGTGGTGATGCGCTGATTGACTTAGATTTGACCGCAGCAGTAAACTGGCACAAGCAGAAAGGCGCGATCGCGACGGTAGTAACTAAACCTGTAGCGAGAGAGTTGGTTCCTAGTTACGGTGTAGTTGTAACTGATGAGAACGATAAAATTAAGACTTTCCAAGAGAAACCTGCGGTTGAGGAAGCTTTAAGTACCAATATCAACACGGGTATTTATATTTTTGAACCAGAGGTAATCGACTATATTCCCCCAAATCAAGAGTTTGATATTGGCGGTGAATTATTTCCTAAGTTGGTAGAAATGGATGCTCCTTTCTACGCTGTCCCAATGGATTTTGAATGGGTCGATATTGGTAAAGTTCCTGACTATTGGCACGCTGTTAGAGGTGTGTTAATGGGGGATATTAAGAATGTTGCTATTCCGGGTAAGGAAGTTTTTCCTGGCGTTTATACTGGGCTGAATGTGGCAGTGAACTGGGATAAGGTTGATATTACTGGACCTGTTTATATCGGCGGGATGACTCGTATTGAAGATAAAGTCAAAATCGTCGGTCCGGCAATGATTGGTCCGAGTTGCTGGCTGTGTAGCGGCGCCACTGTGGATAATAGCGTGATTTTTGAATATTCTCGCTTGGGACCTGGGGTGCGTTTGGTGGATAAGTTGGTTTTCGGTCGTTATTGCGTTGATAAAACGGGTACGACGATTGATGTCCAAGCTGCCGCGTTGGATTGGCTGATTACCGATGCGCGTCAAACTCTGCCTCACCAAGAACCTCTTGAACGTCAGGCGATCGAGGAATTATTGGGTAACGGTGGTTAA
- a CDS encoding DUF2330 domain-containing protein — protein sequence SFSVGEYDIVILSARESSGLETWLINNGYKIPRGAKDLLQPYIRQNMKFFVAKVNLEEFESSGFQSLRPLMIAYEDPRFMLPIRLGMTNAEGEQDLIVYLLSPKGQVEVTNYRTAKIPSNVEIPEFVSKEFADFYKAMFKTAYNQENKRVAFLEYAWDMSWCDPCAADPLSGQELKQAGVFWLVPGQPQNVFLSRIHVRYTRNTFPEDLRFQETANKQNFQGRYVIRHPYKGEMECDAAEQYKTVLRQRQEQEVETLAKLTGWNIRDIRKKADLVETRPLPWWRRIWN from the coding sequence TAGCTTTAGTGTGGGAGAATACGACATCGTTATTCTCAGCGCGAGAGAATCATCGGGACTGGAAACTTGGCTGATAAATAACGGCTATAAAATACCTCGCGGTGCAAAAGATTTACTGCAACCATATATTCGCCAAAATATGAAATTTTTTGTCGCAAAAGTGAATTTAGAAGAATTTGAAAGCAGTGGTTTTCAATCTTTACGTCCGTTAATGATTGCTTATGAAGATCCTCGCTTTATGTTACCAATTCGACTGGGAATGACAAATGCTGAAGGCGAACAAGATTTAATTGTTTATCTTTTATCGCCAAAAGGTCAAGTGGAAGTTACTAACTATCGCACCGCCAAAATTCCTTCCAATGTCGAGATTCCTGAATTCGTGTCAAAAGAATTTGCCGATTTCTATAAAGCCATGTTTAAAACTGCATATAACCAAGAAAACAAACGAGTAGCTTTTCTTGAATATGCTTGGGATATGAGTTGGTGTGACCCTTGTGCAGCCGACCCTCTTTCTGGGCAAGAATTAAAGCAAGCTGGAGTATTTTGGCTAGTTCCCGGACAACCACAAAATGTTTTTCTCAGTCGCATTCATGTCCGTTATACTCGCAATACTTTTCCCGAAGATTTGCGCTTTCAAGAAACAGCAAATAAACAAAACTTTCAAGGTCGTTATGTAATTCGCCATCCTTACAAAGGTGAGATGGAATGCGACGCAGCCGAACAATATAAAACAGTCTTACGACAGCGACAAGAACAAGAAGTAGAAACTCTCGCCAAGCTAACAGGTTGGAATATAAGAGATATCCGCAAAAAAGCCGATTTAGTTGAGACTCGACCTCTACCTTGGTGGCGGAGAATTTGGAACTGA